One window from the genome of Gimesia aquarii encodes:
- a CDS encoding 3-hydroxybutyrate dehydrogenase, producing the protein MSLPKTALITGAASGIGAEIAKTLYNDGCHLVIADLNEPKFLAELSNSIQKVSYIPTDLSDQADCQALVDRAIQKFGAVDILVNNAGFQHISSVEDFPESVWEKMMQVMLTAPFLLTKYVFPGMKRKQWGRIINMGSIHSHVASLNKAGYTAAKHGIVGLTKSTALEGGPYQITANVVCPAYVRTPLVEKQIESQAEALGISSEEVESQVFLKASATGKMIEPVEVVEIVRYLCSDLAKSVTGACWTIDGGWTAQ; encoded by the coding sequence ATGTCACTACCAAAAACAGCCTTGATCACGGGAGCTGCCAGTGGCATCGGTGCTGAAATTGCGAAGACGCTTTATAATGATGGCTGTCATTTAGTGATTGCTGATTTGAATGAACCCAAATTTCTAGCAGAACTTTCTAATTCCATTCAAAAAGTTTCATATATTCCTACCGACTTGTCTGACCAGGCAGATTGTCAGGCATTAGTAGATCGAGCAATACAAAAATTTGGGGCCGTGGATATACTAGTCAATAATGCTGGCTTTCAACATATCTCGTCCGTAGAAGATTTCCCAGAGAGTGTCTGGGAAAAAATGATGCAAGTCATGTTAACGGCTCCTTTCCTACTCACTAAATATGTTTTTCCCGGCATGAAACGAAAACAATGGGGACGCATTATTAATATGGGTTCCATTCATTCGCATGTGGCTTCGCTCAATAAAGCCGGTTACACTGCTGCAAAACATGGAATAGTCGGCTTGACGAAATCCACTGCTCTGGAAGGTGGGCCATACCAGATTACAGCAAACGTGGTTTGTCCCGCGTATGTTCGTACGCCTCTCGTTGAGAAACAGATTGAATCACAGGCGGAAGCACTAGGGATTAGTAGCGAAGAGGTCGAAAGCCAAGTCTTTCTGAAAGCATCGGCAACAGGCAAGATGATTGAACCTGTTGAAGTTGTAGAAATAGTCAGATATCTCTGCTCGGATTTAGCAAAATCTGTTACAGGTGCCTGTTGGACAATTGATGGCGGTTGGACGGCACAATAA
- a CDS encoding DUF1549 domain-containing protein — protein MHLPRHSTTVVILFLVLCFHQTYAVEVDEPITAKTPEQIAVEGLRGFYTNLQKNKDGAVRLVRLSKPHVKLEVLEHLEQFRKLDYLAIICPHIGDEGLSHIQHLTNLDTLMLSESAVGDHGLSYLKQLNKLERLDLNNTKISDEGLVHLSQLDQLKVLSLKNTNITDAGLKHLTGLKNLEVLLLSGTKVSDAGFGILAKLKKLKTLYLARTRVKGKQLAKLTDLPQLEYLVLNRNVLDKQCVQTLVKMPKLKGLELKHTGIPGDSINQLTRSLAKTNVFSDVSTAIKDETSSLVFMKSESLNLKPILSPIQDRIRANETLQLGFQRHVIPLLGRLGCNSRNCHGSFQGRGGFQLSMFGYDFKLDHDNLLKRIDKKVPDQSLILNKPTSEDEHEGGLRLPPGGWEQKLLREWIASGAKSVVENAPQFVRLDVTPKQVVFSKKGEMTSIKAIAVWSDGTREDVTCLTRFESKDDSVAEVTAEGKIHAKGTGDTYVISYYDNGIFSTQVILPVEKKQKNDYPVVPTPTEIDRHVVNKLKKLGIQPSGLCTDDEFLRRVSLDITATLPSPDEIREFLNDKTPDKRSQKIEELLKQPAYVAWWSMKLCDLTGSNAGYLGGTEMAQPVVSQWNAWIKRRVEDNIGWDQIVSGIILGTSRLPGETYDEFMVRQSEFTSVKDRKDFTALDNSMPHYWARSNMSVPSDKALAFGYTFLGMRLDCAQCHKHPFDEWSKQDFQLFTEFFTRIKFGTPADAKVLHEQTRNMLGVPVKLNTAALRRQSYLRIAAEGRPIPWREVYIEAAKGDQQIAKLLGGQKIDISKNSDPRLLLMHWMLNEPNRYFAKAFVNRIWAHYFNVGIINPPDDLNQANPPSNKALLDYLVKGFVDSGYDMKWLHRTITNSRTYQLSWRPNDTNRKDTRNFSHAVLRRLPAEVAIDAILKATADQKMASQFSSKMDQRKISQHPRSYQARAIDFSLLVFGKPLRTTNCDCERQNEPTLLQSLYVRNDEEMLSHLTRSNGWLSELKKRSSEQADLDALVSEAYLRTLSRLPDEIEMKESQLHLKSTKTLHEGMHDLMWALLNTQEFITNH, from the coding sequence ATGCATTTACCGCGACATTCAACCACTGTAGTAATTCTTTTCTTGGTCCTTTGCTTTCACCAAACTTATGCAGTTGAGGTTGATGAGCCAATCACTGCAAAGACACCCGAGCAGATCGCAGTTGAAGGGCTACGTGGTTTTTATACAAATCTACAGAAGAATAAAGACGGCGCTGTACGACTTGTACGTTTGAGTAAACCACATGTAAAACTTGAAGTGTTGGAGCATCTCGAGCAATTTCGAAAGCTAGATTATCTTGCTATTATCTGTCCCCACATTGGCGATGAAGGGCTGTCACACATTCAGCATCTGACCAATCTCGACACCCTGATGCTTTCCGAATCTGCAGTTGGTGATCATGGACTCTCATACCTAAAGCAACTCAACAAATTGGAACGGCTTGATCTCAATAATACAAAAATTTCTGATGAGGGATTGGTTCACCTTTCACAACTTGATCAACTCAAAGTACTTTCTTTGAAAAATACGAATATTACCGATGCAGGTTTGAAACACCTCACCGGTTTAAAGAATCTTGAAGTACTCTTGCTTTCCGGGACGAAAGTGAGTGATGCAGGTTTCGGAATTTTAGCAAAACTGAAAAAACTGAAAACATTGTATCTCGCTCGCACGCGAGTCAAAGGAAAGCAGCTTGCTAAGCTTACTGACTTACCACAACTTGAATATTTGGTTCTGAATCGAAACGTGCTAGACAAGCAGTGTGTGCAAACACTTGTCAAAATGCCTAAGTTGAAAGGCTTGGAGTTGAAACACACAGGAATCCCTGGTGATTCGATCAATCAACTCACGAGAAGCTTAGCAAAGACCAATGTCTTTTCTGATGTCTCTACTGCAATAAAAGATGAAACTTCTTCCCTTGTGTTCATGAAATCGGAATCTCTGAATCTGAAACCGATATTGAGCCCGATTCAGGATCGGATTCGCGCGAATGAAACACTGCAGCTTGGTTTTCAAAGGCATGTCATTCCACTGTTAGGCAGATTGGGTTGCAATAGCCGCAATTGTCATGGCTCATTTCAAGGGCGTGGTGGATTTCAACTATCGATGTTTGGATATGACTTTAAATTGGATCACGATAATTTGCTAAAACGTATTGATAAAAAAGTACCAGACCAAAGTTTGATCCTGAATAAACCAACCTCTGAAGATGAACACGAAGGAGGACTTCGTTTACCACCTGGTGGCTGGGAACAAAAACTGTTGCGTGAGTGGATTGCCAGTGGTGCGAAATCTGTAGTCGAAAATGCTCCCCAGTTTGTACGCTTGGATGTAACGCCCAAACAAGTTGTGTTTTCGAAAAAAGGGGAGATGACTTCGATTAAGGCGATTGCAGTCTGGTCAGATGGTACGCGGGAAGATGTGACTTGTTTGACACGATTCGAGTCAAAAGATGATAGCGTCGCCGAGGTAACAGCTGAAGGGAAAATCCATGCCAAAGGGACCGGCGATACCTATGTGATTTCCTATTATGACAATGGGATATTTTCGACTCAGGTCATATTACCTGTTGAGAAAAAGCAAAAAAATGATTACCCCGTTGTTCCGACGCCAACTGAGATTGATCGACATGTAGTCAACAAACTGAAAAAACTGGGCATCCAACCATCAGGCTTGTGCACTGATGATGAATTTTTGCGACGAGTCAGTCTTGATATCACAGCCACCTTGCCTTCACCAGATGAGATTCGAGAGTTTCTTAACGATAAGACACCTGACAAACGCAGTCAAAAGATTGAGGAATTGCTCAAGCAACCTGCTTACGTTGCCTGGTGGAGTATGAAACTCTGTGACCTAACAGGGAGTAATGCGGGCTATCTGGGTGGGACTGAAATGGCTCAGCCTGTGGTCAGTCAATGGAATGCCTGGATCAAGCGTCGTGTTGAAGACAATATTGGATGGGATCAAATCGTTTCGGGTATCATTTTAGGCACAAGTCGTTTACCGGGGGAAACCTATGATGAATTCATGGTTAGGCAGAGTGAATTCACGAGTGTCAAAGATCGAAAGGACTTCACGGCACTTGATAACAGTATGCCTCATTACTGGGCGCGGAGTAATATGTCAGTTCCCTCAGATAAGGCATTAGCTTTCGGTTACACCTTCCTGGGAATGCGCCTTGATTGTGCTCAATGTCACAAACATCCGTTTGATGAATGGTCGAAACAAGACTTTCAACTTTTTACCGAGTTTTTTACACGGATTAAATTTGGTACTCCTGCCGATGCAAAAGTCTTGCATGAACAGACACGTAATATGTTGGGGGTTCCTGTCAAATTGAATACCGCTGCATTACGGAGGCAGAGTTATTTACGGATCGCAGCAGAAGGACGTCCCATTCCCTGGAGAGAAGTCTACATCGAAGCAGCCAAGGGTGATCAGCAAATTGCGAAATTGCTTGGAGGCCAGAAGATTGATATCAGCAAAAATTCTGATCCGCGTCTATTATTGATGCATTGGATGTTGAATGAACCAAACCGTTATTTTGCGAAAGCGTTTGTAAATCGCATTTGGGCTCATTATTTCAATGTGGGCATTATTAATCCTCCTGATGATTTGAATCAAGCGAATCCACCTAGCAATAAGGCATTGCTGGATTATCTGGTCAAGGGATTTGTAGATAGTGGGTATGATATGAAATGGCTGCATCGTACGATTACTAATAGTCGAACTTATCAATTGAGCTGGCGCCCTAATGATACGAATCGCAAAGACACTCGTAATTTCAGTCATGCCGTTTTGAGGCGTTTGCCCGCGGAAGTTGCCATTGATGCGATTCTAAAAGCGACAGCAGATCAAAAGATGGCAAGCCAGTTTTCCAGTAAAATGGATCAACGAAAAATTTCACAACACCCAAGGTCTTATCAGGCCAGGGCCATTGACTTTTCACTGTTAGTTTTCGGAAAACCGTTACGAACAACGAACTGTGACTGTGAACGACAGAATGAACCAACACTGTTGCAGTCATTGTATGTGCGTAACGATGAAGAAATGTTGAGTCATTTAACTCGATCCAATGGTTGGCTGAGTGAATTGAAAAAACGAAGTTCTGAGCAGGCTGACTTAGATGCTCTCGTTTCAGAAGCCTATTTAAGAACGCTTTCTCGACTTCCTGATGAGATAGAAATGAAAGAAAGCCAACTTCACTTAAAGTCGACAAAGACGCTGCATGAGGGTATGCATGATTTAATGTGGGCGCTATTGAATACACAGGAATTTATTACTAATCATTAA
- a CDS encoding DUF1501 domain-containing protein, with the protein MNHCDKITRRNVLQAGFLGGLGLSLSNFLNLSALNAEMTGKKSSKADSVLFLNLAGGVSHLDTLDRKPEAPVETQGEFKSIQTCIPGHSVCEYMPKYAAMADQFTLIRGISHSAGAHPQGQSWISTGNRPVPALIYPSLGSVVSKEISSKPDLPGYVAIPKTEWNAGYMGDAYAPFKTNTVPRPGQPFQVRGISLPDGLTIEKVNQRQQLLSKLDRRFKEDSTESQLLEALDKFGSQAYNMITSKRARAAFDVERESSKIRGLFGTDEFSQSVFLGCRLIEYGVPFVTATYQGWDTHTENFTGHRRLLPPLDVGITAGLEMLKQKGLLERTLVVIMGEFGRTPKINVNAGRDHYPRANWCLMTGGGIKPGQFIGGTNKAGDAPDDKTNIKPDDIAATVYHALGIDPLMEYYTNTGRPTMLVPHGRIMRELFA; encoded by the coding sequence ATGAACCACTGCGACAAAATCACGAGACGGAATGTGTTACAAGCGGGGTTTCTGGGTGGCCTTGGGCTTTCACTTTCTAATTTCCTCAATCTGTCAGCATTGAATGCGGAAATGACTGGAAAGAAATCCTCGAAAGCGGATTCAGTCTTATTTTTGAATCTTGCAGGGGGAGTTTCTCACCTCGATACACTTGATAGAAAACCGGAAGCTCCCGTCGAAACACAAGGTGAGTTTAAGTCGATTCAAACTTGTATTCCCGGGCACAGCGTATGTGAATATATGCCAAAGTATGCAGCAATGGCTGATCAATTTACGTTGATTCGTGGGATTTCACATTCCGCGGGAGCCCATCCACAAGGCCAATCCTGGATTTCGACTGGTAATCGTCCCGTACCTGCTTTGATTTATCCCTCTTTGGGATCTGTAGTCAGTAAAGAGATTTCGAGTAAACCTGATTTACCAGGATATGTAGCAATACCCAAAACAGAGTGGAATGCCGGTTATATGGGGGATGCGTATGCTCCGTTCAAAACGAATACCGTTCCCCGTCCGGGACAACCATTTCAAGTAAGAGGTATTTCTTTGCCCGACGGTTTAACAATTGAGAAAGTAAATCAGCGACAGCAGTTGCTCAGCAAGTTAGACCGTCGATTTAAAGAGGACTCTACTGAGAGTCAATTATTGGAAGCGTTAGATAAATTTGGGTCTCAAGCCTATAATATGATAACATCAAAACGAGCGCGTGCAGCCTTTGATGTTGAGCGGGAATCATCAAAGATCCGTGGGTTATTTGGTACTGATGAGTTCAGTCAATCCGTATTTCTTGGCTGTCGTTTGATTGAATATGGTGTTCCCTTTGTAACGGCAACGTACCAAGGCTGGGACACACACACCGAAAATTTTACTGGTCATCGAAGATTGTTGCCGCCCCTCGATGTGGGGATCACAGCCGGTTTGGAAATGTTAAAGCAAAAGGGATTATTGGAGAGGACGCTGGTTGTCATTATGGGGGAATTTGGTCGTACTCCCAAAATTAATGTGAACGCGGGGCGTGATCATTATCCTCGCGCGAATTGGTGTTTAATGACAGGCGGAGGGATTAAGCCTGGACAATTTATTGGTGGCACGAATAAAGCCGGTGATGCGCCTGATGATAAAACAAATATTAAACCAGATGATATCGCCGCAACCGTTTATCACGCTTTGGGTATCGATCCGCTTATGGAATACTATACCAATACCGGACGTCCAACGATGCTGGTTCCACATGGCCGCATCATGCGTGAACTGTTTGCCTAA
- a CDS encoding sulfatase — MKYLVAIMLCFFFFPLLTKAEERAVKPNIVLIMADDLGYGDLSCYGSVNCQTPNIDRLAAEGMRFTDFHSSGTVCSPTRAGLLTGRYQQRAGIDGVVYADPNKNRHHGLQKNEVTLGQCLQAAGYRTGMFGKWHLGYQRQYNPTFRGFEKFVGYVSGNVDYFAHLDGTGVFDWWHNAKLNRSEQGYVTHLITDHAVDFIRQQKDEPFFIYIAHEAVHYPYQGPNDKPIRKEGVGDIKSAKRKDITNAYREMNTEMDRGIGKVMSVLEELDLTDNTFVFFLSDNGANNKGSNGKLRGFKGSVWEGGHRVPGIAFWPDHIPAGSVCDETVISIDLMPTILELAQTTVPASHQLDGVSLVNLLTKQQRLEPRKIFWDYRERYAVRQGEWKLVLNQNRQTPVELFDLQTDLSETKNLAKQYPERVQQMKKALNLWKKEMDQTATSQPEKI, encoded by the coding sequence ATGAAATATCTCGTGGCTATTATGCTCTGCTTTTTCTTCTTTCCACTTCTGACAAAAGCAGAGGAGAGAGCAGTTAAACCGAATATTGTGCTCATTATGGCAGACGATTTGGGGTATGGAGATTTAAGTTGTTACGGCAGTGTCAATTGTCAAACTCCTAATATTGATCGTCTGGCAGCCGAAGGTATGCGATTTACAGATTTTCATTCGAGTGGAACTGTTTGCAGTCCTACGCGTGCTGGTCTCTTAACGGGCCGTTATCAGCAACGGGCTGGTATTGATGGAGTGGTGTATGCGGATCCTAATAAAAATCGACATCATGGACTGCAAAAAAATGAAGTCACTTTGGGGCAATGTTTACAGGCGGCTGGCTATCGAACGGGCATGTTTGGTAAATGGCACTTAGGTTATCAGAGGCAGTATAATCCTACTTTCCGTGGCTTCGAAAAATTTGTGGGTTATGTGAGCGGAAATGTAGATTACTTTGCGCATCTGGATGGAACGGGTGTCTTTGACTGGTGGCACAATGCGAAATTGAATCGATCTGAGCAGGGATATGTGACCCACTTGATTACAGATCATGCGGTTGATTTTATCCGTCAACAAAAGGACGAACCATTTTTTATTTATATTGCCCATGAAGCAGTACATTATCCCTATCAGGGACCAAATGATAAGCCCATACGAAAAGAAGGAGTTGGAGATATCAAATCAGCCAAACGAAAAGACATTACCAATGCCTACCGAGAAATGAACACAGAAATGGACAGAGGAATTGGTAAGGTAATGTCAGTGCTGGAAGAATTGGATTTGACGGATAATACTTTTGTATTCTTTCTGTCTGATAATGGTGCAAATAACAAAGGATCTAATGGAAAATTACGCGGGTTCAAAGGTAGTGTGTGGGAAGGGGGGCATCGTGTTCCCGGGATTGCTTTTTGGCCTGACCATATCCCAGCGGGAAGTGTTTGTGACGAAACTGTGATTAGTATTGATCTGATGCCTACAATATTAGAGTTGGCACAAACGACTGTCCCCGCTTCTCATCAATTAGACGGTGTAAGTCTGGTAAATTTATTGACCAAACAGCAACGATTAGAGCCACGAAAAATATTTTGGGACTACCGTGAACGTTATGCAGTCAGACAAGGGGAATGGAAGCTTGTGTTGAATCAGAACCGTCAAACACCTGTCGAATTGTTCGACCTTCAAACAGATCTCTCTGAAACAAAAAATCTGGCGAAACAGTATCCTGAGCGAGTACAACAAATGAAGAAGGCACTTAATCTCTGGAAAAAAGAGATGGATCAAACGGCTACATCACAACCTGAAAAAATATAA
- a CDS encoding neutral/alkaline non-lysosomal ceramidase N-terminal domain-containing protein: MFRLMILLIFLLPLNLNAAENTGNSLRAGSAKVNINPRNFPVSMTGSFQDRQAKSAHDPLHARALVLRNRQTSIAFVVCDICLISRDIFDAAKKEASLKTGIPTSHMLTSATHTHTAPTSVPLAQCNPNPEYVQFLTESIARAIIDAHARLAPAKIAWTSAQEPGEVNNRRWYVRAEGLQPNPFGKKTDKVRTNPPRGSDLLIKPAGPIDPEIAILSVQHADGRPLALLANYSLHYVGGIPPNQLSADYFGEFARQIKKRLGGDDTFIGIMSNGTSGDINNYNFKEPQPRVPAFERVIAVASIIADRAYQAVKGLTYRSDVSLQMQERTIDLAIRKPTREEVTYASKLLSKAEDPQRLTTNEVYAQETIRIDRGPDNVNIKLQVLRIGEVGIVAIPCEVFVEIGLEIKQKSSLKPTFIIGLANGYNGYLPTPEQHVLQGYETWRSGWSYLETDASKKIEKQTMMMLNQITD; encoded by the coding sequence ATGTTTCGACTAATGATACTGCTGATTTTCTTATTACCTTTGAACTTGAATGCAGCAGAGAATACTGGGAATTCACTTCGGGCAGGATCTGCAAAAGTAAATATTAATCCTCGGAACTTTCCGGTTTCTATGACTGGAAGTTTTCAAGATCGCCAGGCAAAATCGGCTCATGATCCCCTGCATGCACGTGCTCTGGTGTTGAGAAATAGGCAAACCAGTATTGCGTTTGTAGTGTGTGATATTTGTTTGATTTCACGTGATATTTTCGATGCTGCCAAAAAAGAAGCATCGTTGAAAACAGGTATTCCGACCAGTCACATGCTGACATCTGCAACACATACACATACTGCGCCCACTTCAGTACCACTAGCACAATGTAATCCAAATCCGGAATATGTACAATTTCTAACCGAAAGTATTGCTCGAGCAATTATCGACGCCCATGCGCGACTTGCACCTGCTAAAATCGCTTGGACTTCGGCTCAAGAACCTGGAGAAGTGAATAACCGTCGTTGGTATGTGAGAGCGGAGGGACTTCAACCTAATCCGTTTGGAAAAAAAACTGACAAGGTGCGGACGAACCCTCCCAGGGGAAGTGACCTGTTGATTAAACCAGCAGGCCCAATCGATCCTGAGATTGCAATCCTCTCGGTACAACATGCAGATGGGCGTCCACTGGCACTTTTAGCCAATTATTCATTACATTATGTAGGCGGTATTCCTCCTAATCAACTTTCGGCAGATTACTTTGGTGAGTTTGCAAGACAGATAAAAAAACGACTCGGTGGAGATGATACGTTTATTGGAATTATGTCCAATGGGACCAGTGGTGATATCAATAACTATAATTTTAAAGAACCACAGCCTCGAGTGCCTGCATTTGAGCGGGTAATTGCGGTTGCATCGATCATTGCCGACCGTGCATATCAGGCTGTCAAAGGTCTCACGTATCGCAGCGATGTTTCATTACAGATGCAGGAGCGAACAATTGACCTGGCAATCCGAAAACCGACTCGAGAGGAAGTGACATATGCCAGCAAACTTCTATCTAAAGCGGAAGATCCCCAAAGGCTAACTACAAATGAAGTCTATGCCCAGGAGACAATTCGTATAGATCGAGGTCCTGATAATGTGAATATCAAACTTCAGGTTTTGCGAATTGGTGAGGTGGGGATTGTGGCAATTCCCTGCGAAGTATTTGTAGAAATTGGTCTGGAGATCAAACAGAAGAGTTCGCTTAAGCCAACCTTTATTATTGGTCTGGCCAATGGTTATAACGGATATTTGCCTACACCAGAGCAGCATGTTTTACAGGGTTATGAAACCTGGCGTTCTGGCTGGAGTTATCTGGAAACAGATGCTTCGAAAAAAATTGAGAAACAGACTATGATGATGCTTAACCAAATCACTGATTAA
- a CDS encoding 3-keto-disaccharide hydrolase — MRIPLMVAWFVSFCFCQIGCAANPNQLTKQEQQQGFKLIFDGMNLNGWKHSGNWKVEEGVITRAGKGGSLVYQAMPVPDDFELKFEWKVADGSNSGVYYRPGQYEYQILDNAKHPDGKNPRTSAASIYFCMPPSHDATRPVGQWNKGRIKCKGTVIQHWLNGEKVIDLDYTDPRYAWQVELLANRGGNLADRGANLSLQDHGDPVWYRGVKMRAIPKDEKLDRSSIKPAKVSDTAMAAEQRKLQRIMENRVRQKQKK, encoded by the coding sequence ATGAGAATACCTTTAATGGTTGCCTGGTTCGTAAGTTTTTGTTTCTGTCAAATTGGTTGCGCTGCTAATCCCAATCAATTGACAAAACAGGAGCAACAGCAAGGTTTTAAGTTGATATTTGATGGAATGAATTTGAATGGGTGGAAGCACAGCGGTAATTGGAAAGTGGAAGAAGGAGTGATTACTCGCGCTGGAAAAGGAGGGAGCCTTGTCTATCAAGCTATGCCAGTACCTGATGATTTTGAATTGAAGTTTGAGTGGAAAGTGGCTGATGGTAGTAATAGCGGTGTCTATTATCGTCCCGGGCAATATGAGTATCAGATCCTTGATAATGCGAAGCATCCAGATGGTAAAAATCCACGTACTAGTGCCGCCTCTATTTATTTTTGTATGCCGCCTTCCCATGACGCCACAAGACCGGTAGGGCAGTGGAACAAAGGGCGGATTAAGTGTAAAGGAACTGTTATTCAACATTGGTTGAATGGTGAGAAAGTCATCGACTTGGATTACACTGATCCTCGTTACGCATGGCAGGTCGAGCTCCTGGCGAATCGAGGAGGAAACCTTGCTGATCGGGGAGCAAACTTATCTCTGCAAGATCATGGTGACCCGGTTTGGTATCGAGGAGTCAAAATGAGGGCGATTCCGAAAGATGAAAAATTAGATCGATCTTCAATTAAACCAGCTAAAGTTTCAGATACAGCAATGGCAGCAGAGCAACGTAAATTGCAGCGTATCATGGAAAACCGCGTAAGACAAAAACAGAAAAAGTGA
- a CDS encoding nucleoside hydrolase, whose amino-acid sequence MLVSFYILMTAKFVNSAEPVRVIFDTDISGDVDDVLALAMIHTLADRRECELLAVTISKINPLTGPFTDAVNTFYGRNEIPIGVTLQAQHRQSKYLNLIHKRDNNQLRYPHNVKSNKDLPNAVKLLRKTLALEKNQSVVIIQVGLAANLADLIESKPDEFSPLTGVELIRSKVRLVSVMAGAFESINGNERYLEANVRNGIHSMQRFAKLWPEEVPVIWSGFEIGVAAPYPRESIARDFNYMKHHIVREAYLLHSGPEHDRPCWDLTSVLYAIRPQENYFNLSKSGRVTVSDDGFTKFRSERGGRDRFLKMNMVQAIRVREVLRDLVSQPPLRQKP is encoded by the coding sequence ATGCTTGTAAGTTTTTATATTCTGATGACGGCAAAATTTGTTAATTCTGCCGAGCCTGTCCGCGTTATTTTCGATACAGATATTTCAGGTGATGTGGATGATGTTCTTGCATTAGCAATGATTCATACTCTGGCAGATCGAAGAGAGTGCGAGTTGTTGGCAGTGACGATTTCAAAGATTAATCCTCTGACGGGGCCATTTACCGATGCTGTAAATACTTTTTATGGGAGGAATGAGATTCCGATTGGTGTTACACTTCAAGCTCAACATCGTCAAAGCAAATATTTAAATTTGATTCATAAGAGAGATAACAATCAGCTGCGTTATCCACATAATGTCAAATCTAACAAGGATCTTCCTAATGCTGTTAAATTGCTGAGGAAGACACTCGCCTTGGAAAAAAATCAATCGGTGGTGATTATTCAGGTAGGATTAGCAGCAAATCTGGCTGATCTTATAGAATCCAAACCAGATGAATTCAGTCCACTCACCGGTGTGGAATTGATCCGTAGTAAAGTACGGCTGGTCTCAGTAATGGCGGGGGCGTTTGAGTCCATTAACGGCAACGAACGCTATCTTGAAGCAAATGTTCGTAATGGGATTCACTCGATGCAACGATTTGCAAAATTATGGCCTGAAGAGGTCCCTGTTATTTGGAGTGGCTTTGAAATTGGTGTAGCTGCCCCTTATCCACGGGAGAGTATCGCGAGAGATTTTAACTATATGAAACATCACATCGTCCGTGAAGCCTATTTATTACATAGTGGTCCTGAACATGATCGGCCCTGTTGGGATTTGACGAGTGTTCTTTATGCGATTCGTCCGCAAGAGAACTACTTTAACCTATCAAAATCCGGGCGAGTAACTGTTTCAGATGATGGATTTACAAAATTTCGATCAGAAAGGGGGGGCCGTGATCGTTTCTTGAAAATGAACATGGTTCAGGCGATACGAGTCCGAGAAGTATTGCGTGATTTAGTAAGTCAACCACCTTTGCGACAAAAGCCATAA
- a CDS encoding response regulator translates to MKILIVDEIGFIRQSLNQKLSYHGFGTLTAESGEEALAILNSDFSIDTVITSLFLPSMNAIDLYKEASKIERFDDEGVSPPLHFYLTVTREHGTSSPKMKGLTREALALGFRDLFVKPIDTEMLVSKLMNSMPDSEVEKHQSKIDELELTSNSSTNDKKTKNRIDGLVVVQNSLHALKKEMCHSIDVLLDEVAKSVSE, encoded by the coding sequence ATGAAAATACTGATTGTCGACGAAATTGGATTCATACGTCAAAGTTTGAATCAGAAATTGTCTTACCATGGTTTCGGTACATTGACCGCTGAAAGCGGGGAAGAAGCGCTCGCTATACTGAACTCAGATTTTTCAATCGACACAGTAATTACCAGCCTTTTTCTACCTTCGATGAATGCAATCGACCTCTATAAAGAAGCTTCAAAAATAGAGCGGTTTGATGATGAAGGAGTTAGCCCACCGCTACATTTTTACCTGACTGTTACAAGAGAACATGGTACATCATCCCCTAAGATGAAAGGCTTAACACGAGAAGCACTTGCACTTGGTTTTAGAGATCTCTTTGTAAAACCAATCGATACAGAAATGCTAGTGAGTAAATTAATGAACTCTATGCCAGACTCTGAAGTTGAAAAGCATCAAAGTAAAATCGATGAACTAGAACTCACAAGCAACTCATCCACAAATGATAAAAAAACAAAAAATCGAATTGATGGATTGGTTGTCGTACAAAATAGTTTACACGCTTTGAAAAAAGAGATGTGTCACTCAATAGACGTTCTTTTAGACGAAGTCGCCAAGAGTGTTAGTGAATAA